The DNA segment GCTATGGTCTGGAGTGCGAGTATTGCTTCCGCCGCTATGGGAATTGGATCAACGGTCTGGTGTGGCGATGCCCCGTGGCCGCCCTTACCGATTATCCGTGCCTTGAATATGCCCGCACCGGCCATGAACGGGCCTTCCCTTATCCCTATCACCCCGCTGGGCATGTCGATCCACACGTGGAGGCCGAACACTGCATCCACTCCTTCAAGTGCACCGCCCTCTATCATCTTCACCGCTCCGTTGCCGCCCTCCTCGGCCGGCTGGAAGATTAGCCTCACCCTGCCGTTGAGCTCATCGATATGCTCGGCTATTATCTTCGCCGCCCCGAGGAGCATGGCCGTGTGGGCATCGTGTCCGCAGGCGTGCATCTTTCCGGGAATCCTGGATTTATAGGGAACGTCATTCTCCTCCTGAACTGGCAGGGCGTCCATGTCGGCCCTTAGGGCTATCGTCTTCTTACCCTCGCCGATGTCCGCTATTATCCCGGTTCCGACACGTTTAATGGAGTATCCCCACTCGCGCAGGTGTTCTTCCACTATTCTTGAGGTTCTCTCCTCCTCGTACTTGAGCTCCGGGTGCATGTGGAAGTCCCTTCTCCAGGCTATTATCTCCCCCCTAATCTTCAGGGCTTCTTCGAGCGGGTTCATGGTCTCACCTGGACTTAAAATTGTAAAACCCCCATATTAACTTTTCGATGAGTGTCTTAATGAATGCCACGACTCTTAGGGACTCTCAGAAAACCACTCACTCTTTGCCAGTGCTGGAACTTTGCCTGTGCAAAGTTTCGTCGAGGTTTGTGATTCTTTCGTGGATTGCTGTTTGGAGAGGTTTTCACTTGAATTGGCAGTTCTGTTTGGGATTCTTTTGGCCTACGCGTCTAAAATGGGTTCGGGCTTTTTAGCGCTCCTTCGGAGCGCGTTGACGTCGAACCCGTTGAAGAACGCCCTTTCGACATGAACCCAAAGTACACCCAGCCACTAAAACAAAAAATCCCCTAAGGACTGACCACTCAAAAGGAATCACGACCTTTTGATCAAACTTTTCGCCAGAAAAGTTTCTATGGTGGGCCCGCGGGGATTCGAACCCCGGACCTCCACCTTGTCAGGGTGGCGTCATAACCAGTCTAGACCACGGGCCCAACCCAAGGATGGTGGACCGGCCGGGATTTGAACCCGGGGCCTCCGCCTTGCCAAGGCGGCGCTCATACCAGGCTGAGCTACCGGCCCACACCCAACAGCTCCGCACGGCCCTAAAACCCGGCTCTCATCTCTCTCCGGGCCTACCCGTGCGGGCATTTACCTATCATCGGGTGGGCTTTATAAACTTTACGCTTTGCTCCCTTGCCTCTATGTTCCCCTCCGAGCGTTTTGAAGGTAAGAGCGCCCAACTGACGGCAGGTCTTGTGAACGTTGGTTAGCTGAAGTACATGGAATCCAGGATAAGGTTTATAAGACTCCCCCCCAACCAACCGTGAGGCGAGACCGGTGGGGCGGGAGATAACCGAGGAAAAGCTTCAGAAGTACTTTAAAATCACCGCTGAAGCGCTGGAGACCCTTGAAATAGCTGTTCATGAGAAGAGCCTTTTGAGGGGAGTTGCCCAGGACTTTCTCACCATGGCGAGGAGCTATTTTGAGGACGCCAAATACTACTACGAGAAAGGCGACTATGTAACTGCCTTTGCCGCGCTCAACTATGCCCACGGTTTTATAGACGCAGGTGTAAGGCTGGGAGTCTTTAAGGGAGAGGACGACAGGCTGTTTGCCTTTGGCTGAGGTGGGAGCTATGGGAGACTACGTTGTTGTTTTGGAGGCACCCATTATAGTGAGGGACGTCGAGACGAGCGAGGACGCGATAAACGTCGCGGTGAGCAAGGTCGCAAAGGCGCTCAACAAGGAAAAGCTCGACTTTGTGAGGGTTGAGATAGGCTACTCCCAGTGCCCTGTCTGCGGGGCCCACTTCGAGAGTGCCTTCGTTATAGGTTCTGTCGGCCTGGTTGGGATGTATCTCACGATAAAGGTTTACAACGCTCAAACCATCGAGCACGCTGAGAGAATAGCCAAGGCAGTCATCGGAAAGGCCCTCAAGAAGGTTCCGCTTAAGGTCTATGAGATAAGGGAACTTACAGAGGAGGAAGAGGGCGACGGGGTCGAATTAGACTGACGGCCTTTTTTCTTGATTTTCCTTTAGTGGTGTGTCCAGGTAAACCCCTAGCGCGCCGAGACTGCTGAGAAGGTATCTCAGGCTCCCGGTAATGAGCATCATGAAGGGCGTGCCGAGACCAAGGTATGTGGTGTACCCGACAATGGCTAAGGTCTCAACGACCGAGAGCCCAAGTCCCAGTGTGAAGTATCCCCCGGGGTTGCCCTTCGCCACCCTCCAAATCTCCCCAACGGGAGCTATGTTCCCCGTGAAGTAATAAGCTGGAACTACGAGGGCGAATGCGGGGGAAGCAATGAGGCCTGTTATGAAGCCTCCAAAGGGTCCTAAAAGCGCTATCGGTATTGCAAGTAGTATTAGGACTAGAATCATTACGAAGAAAACCAGTATTTCCGAGGTCACCAGCGCCGGGAGCGAGCGGAGTCCCGATAGAATTGAGTCTGAAATCCTCTTTTCGTTCTCTCTAGGTAACTCGACGGCAAAATCCACCATCGCGTAGCTGAACCACAGGAACGACAGAAATTCGAATATAACAAAGATTACAAAGGTGGGCAGTTCTTCCCGGAGGTTTTTCTTCGCCTCTAGGTACTCGTAGTAGGTGTCCTCGTAGACGCTGAGGCCGTCCACATTAACTGTTTGCTCGTTGGGTCTGTAGTAGTCTTCGTCGCACTTCATCCCATGCGAACCGAAGAAGTCGGGGTCGGCGTTAAAGACGTTGTGGCAGACTATGGCCTCGTTTTCCCTGAGCATTCGCTCCCTGATATGCTTGAGCCTCGAATAGTCCTGAAGGAATCCGTTTATGAGGGGGAACGGCAGTGCATAGGTCACCAGAAGTGCTACGGCTAGCAGGGCGAGAAATTTTCTATTCCTGAGTGTTGCTAATACATCCAGGTTGACGGTTTTCATAGTTACACCGATAGATAGTATTGATGTGGGCCTTTTAAGCTTTTCTTACCTCCCACCAACAAAGCTTTTAAGCACTCACCAATCAACCAACGACATAACCTGTGGAGGTTTTGCCATGACAAAGTTCATCTTCGTCACGGGTGGTGTGGTCAGCGGTCTCGGGAAGGGGATAACGAGCGCATCCCTCGGGATGCTCATGAAGGCTCGCGGTTTCAGAACAACTAACGTTAAGATAGACCCCTACCTCAACTACGACGCCGGAACCATGAACCCCTACCAGCACGGAGAGGTCTTTGTTCTCGATGACGGAGGCGAGGTTGACCTCGACCTCGGCAACTACGAGCGCTTTCTCGATACGAACCTCACCTTTGACCACAACATAACAACGGGTAAGGTCTACTCCGCCGTCATTGAGAAGGAGAGGAAGGGTGAATACCTCGGCGCCACTGTCCAGGTCATTCCCCACATCACCAACGAAATAAAGGAGCGCATAAGGACTATAGCGAAGGACTACGACGTCGTTGTGGTGGAGATAGGCGGGACCGTTGGCGACATAGAGAGCATGCCCTTCCTTGAGGCAGCCCGCCAGATGCAGCTTGAAGAGGGCAGAGATAACGTCGCCTTCGTCCACGTCACCTACGTGCCGAAGCTCAAAGTCGTCGGCGAGCAGAAGACCAAACCTACCCAGCACAGCGTCAAGGAACTGAGAAGCCTTGGAATCCAGCCCGATGCCATAGTGGCCCGCTCCGAGGATCCTCTGGAGGAAAACGCGAGAAGAAAGATAAGCCTCTTCACCAACGTTCCGCCAGAGGCCGTCATAAGTGCCTACGATGTTGAGGACACATACGAGGTTCCGCTCATGCTCGAAAAGGAGGGCCTGGCCAGGTACATCACCAAGAGGCTCGGCCTTCCCGAGAGGGAGCCGGAACTCGATGCATGGCGTGAGATGGTCGAGAGGTACAAGTCCCTTGAGGATACTGTTGAGATTGCCATAGTGGGCAAGTACGTCAAGCTCGCCGACTCTTACCTGAGCATAAAGGAGGCGTTAAAGCATTCCAGCGTTGCCAACGGCGTGAAGGTCAAAATACGCTGGGTGGAGGCCGAAGACCTTGAAAGGCACGGCTTCAAGCTCCTCGAAGGTGTTGACGGCATAATCGTTCCCGGCGGCTTCGGCGCGAGGGGAACGGAGGGCAAGATGATGGCCGCCCGCTACGCGAGGGAAAACGACATACCTTTCCTAGGGATATGCTTCGGCTTCCAGCTCACGGTTGTTGAGTTTGCCCGCAACGTTCTGGGGCTGAAGGGTGCGCACTCCACCGAAATTGACCCCCGGACACCGTATCCGGTTGTTGACCTCATGCCCGAACAGCGCGACCTGGACAGGCTCGGCGGGACGATGAGGCTCGGTGCCTATCCGGTCAGGATAAAACCGGGAACCCTCGCAATGAAACTCTATGGGAAGGAGCTGGTCTACGAGCGCCACAGGCACCGCTGGGAGGTCAACCCGGAGTACATAGAGAAGTTTGAGGAGGCCGGGCTGGTATTCAGCGGAATAGCCGGGGACGACGGTAGGAGGATGGAGATACTTGAACTTCCGGAGAAGAGCTACTTCATCGCTACTCAGTTCCACCCGGAGTTCAAGTCAAGGCCTATGAACCCGGCACCGGTCTTCAGAGGGCTCGTGAAGGCGGCAAAAGAAAAGAAAGGCCTTTAAACATCGATTCCAAGCTCAAGCAACTCCTCGTCAACTTTTTTTAGTTCTTCCATCTTCTGTATTTCCCTGTAAAACGCCACCCCGGCAGTCCATATGAAGAGGTACAGCAGGGCGTCGAAGGGTGCCTGAAGGAACGCCGAGACGTAGAGGGCCATGTTCTCCGGAAGCACCATCCGCGTTACGAAGGCTATTGGACTTGCCACCATCATTATGGCGATAACTCCAACCCCAAGGAGCACTCCGAAACCTATGGTTGAGAGGACGTTCCTGAAGGCCGCTCCAAAGGCCTCAAAGGCCGCCCCAATGCTTCTCCTGTCCACGTAGAACGGGACTGCAAGGGAGGACAGGCCGAGGGCGAAAGCTACACTCGCAAATATCAAAATGATACCCAGTAACACCAAGACCGCTCCAGCGGGAAGGAAAAGGGCCCCAAGCACTATTGGAACGGCGGCAACGCCTATGAAAACCATCATTATAAGGCCGTAGACGAAGTTTATCAAGATAACCCCGGGGAAGTGCTTCAGGCCTTCCATCATAAGACTGCCGAGGGAGTATTCTTCACCGTTCAGATGCATGAATACCCCTTTCGTGATTCCATATTCAAAAATCGCTCCAACGATTAGGGCGATGACGGAATAGATGATAATCCCCTTGAGGAGCTCTATTAGCATGTCCACTTCGTTTCCGTCTATTGGTGTTCCATATTCCTCAATTATGACGTTCCCCTTCTGCATACTCGTTTGATTATACTCGTAGCCGATGTCACCGGGAATTAGGTACGCCCCCAGGGGAGCCATCATGAGGCTCATGAGCAATACAAGCAGGTATAGCCTCTTGTTCCTGATGACGAGTGAGAACGCGTTCGTGAAGGCTTCGATCGCTCCCATACCACCACCTGATGAAGTAATGGGGACAAGGATTTAAAAATTCTTCCAGAAAAGCTTATAAACGAACCCCCCAAAGTGGCGATAGGTTGAGTATTAAGCTCATGAGGTGAGATAAATGGCTATCTGGCAGGGAAGGTCACTCAAGAAGCCTTCAGGCGGAAGGATTATCCTCGCTAGGAAGAAGAGGAAGAGGGAGCTCGGAAGGGAGCCGGCTTTCACCAAGGTCGCTGAGGAGCGGGAGAAGAGGAAGATAATCAGAACCTACGGTGGAAACCGGAAGGTCAGGCTTATCGAGGCCCTCTACGCCAACGTCTTCGAGAACGGCAAGGGCAAGAAGGTCAAAATCATCAGGGTTATTGAGAACCCCGCCAACAGGCAGTACGTCAGGAGAAACATAATCACCAAGGGTGCCATCATAGAGACCGAGGCCGGAAAGGCCATCGTCACCAGCAGGCCCGGCCAGGACGGCGTCGTCAACGCTGTCCTGATAAAAGAAGAGAGCGCCTGAATTCTTTTCTCCTTTTAAATACCATCGTTAGGTACCGTTAACCCTAAAAACTTTACGCTACCGTTAACTTCTCTGGCTTTACGGGGTTTAACGAAGATAAAAGAAGCGTGGGTCAGAGCTCAAACTCCTCCCTGTACTTTCTCAGCTCCTTCTCCATTATTCTCCTCGTCTGCTCCTCGACCATGGGCTTTACGAGCTCTATGACGCGCTCCTTCAGCTCATCCAGACCTTCACCGTTCAGGGCCGAGATTCTGAGGGGTTCGAGCCCCTTGGAGCGGACGAAGGCCTCAACAGTCTTTATTTTCTCCTCGTCCGCTATGTCCACCTTGTTGAGGACGACTATGAACGGAAACTCGCCGAACTCACTGTATATTTCCTCAAACAGATGCATCTGCTCTTCTACTGGGTATCCGCAGTACTCGCTCGGGTCGAAGATGTAGACGATGACCCTTCCGAGGTGCTTTAAAGCCAAGATGGCCTGCCTCTCAACCTCGTTCCTCTCGCTCAGCGGCCTGTCGAGAAGGCCGGGTGTGTCTATAACCTGGTACTTGAGGTAGTGCTCCTCGAACTGGCCGACGTTTATGCCCTTTGTGGTGAAGGGATAGCTCGCAACCTCTGGCTTGGCGTTGGTCAGGGCCCTCAGAAGGGTGCTCTTGCCCACGTTGGGGTGGCCGGCGATGACGACCGTCGGAAGCTCAAGGTCAACGACCGGAAGGTCCTTCAGCACGTTTCTTGCCCGGTTGAGGTATTCAAGGTCGTCCGCTGTGTCCCTTAATATGTCTGCAACGCGGCCGTAGAAGCTCCTCCTGAGCCTGGCTATCTCATTTGGATCCCTTTCATACCTTATCTTTTCAACATAGCGCTGCTCCAGGTTCCTTATCGTCTTTATCGCCCAGTTGACCCTCGCAAGAGAGCGGTGGAACTGATCCCTGTCAACGAGCGTGTCAACCAGCTCCCTGTAGAACGCTGGCAGTTCCGAAACTCCCGGCGTTCTGTCCAGGAGCTTTCTGAGGTTGTCCCTCACAACGTTGGAGACAGTCCTAACCCTGAGCTCCTCCCTCTGTCTCGCCTTGGCCCTCGGGCCACCTTTTGGGGTGAATGCTGAAGCGGCCTTTTCGGCCCTTCTGAATGCCTTGTCAATGAGCTCGTCAGCGGTAAGCACGGTCGGCATTTTTTCGAACGGGTTCTTCATCTCTCCCACCTCTCCTTTTCTCTCGCGGTGCTTAGCTTTTCGGCTGGGTATTTAAAGGTTCGCTAAAGCTCGATGGTCTTGCCCACGTGCAGCGGCTCTATCCTACCACCGAGCCTGCTCTTCAGATATGCGTATGAATCGATGCCCGTTCAGTGGCCGGCGTAGAGCTTTTCGACATCTGTTCTCCCGGCGATTTCATCGAGAGTCTCCTTTTTGGCCCCCTTAAGGTGAAACCCTCCGATGAGGGCTTTAACCGGTTTCCCGCTGACGTCTTCCGCGTGCCACGCTATGTTAAGAACTCCGGAGTGACCGCAGCCCGTTATCACAGCCACACTCTCACCCAGATCCACTATAAGGGCGATGTCGTCCGGAATCGAGTCCATTTGTAGTTTCCCTCTTTCCTCGATGTAGCCCACCGTCCTATCCCACGTGCGCCTGAGTATTTCTCCAGAGCTCCAGAATCCCGGCGCAAATTCGAAAGGCTTTTCCTTGAGAAAGAACTCCGCCCCGAGTTCCTCCAGCTCGCCCCTGCTGAAAGGTATGCCTATCTCTCTCCGCCTTGGCTTCATGGAGATTCTTTTTGTGAACACTCCGGGATGGGCGATGACTTTTTTCTTTTCACAAGCCTCGCCCTTCAGGGCGGGGAGGAGGTCAGCCCTTCATGTTCGACGAGGACGGAAAAGCCATGCGCACCAAGGAGACCTTTTTGAATCCCGAATGGTTTTCGTAGGTTACCGTGAGTTTCATCACACCCCCTCGAAAAGTTTATGTTCTTGGGAGTTAAAACCCTTGGTGTGGTTGCCATGGTCAACATCGGTGAATACATAGCTCCCCTGGTTTCGGGCGTTGTCGTGGCGCTCTCATCCTGGCTTCCCACCAGTCCGGAGGGTTATTCAATCATGGGATTTCTGGAAGGTGTAACGCCGGCCTATGTGGACTACCTTGTTCCTGCGTATCTCGGTGTGACGTTTGCTGTGCTGTTTTACTTTAAGGAGAAAATCGCGCTTGGGTCTCAGAGGGCCCTGCGCAGGAGTCTTGACCCGGACGTGAAATATCTTCTATACACCACCCTCTTTACACTCCTTATCGGTTATCCCCTGCTGGTTGGTCTGGGGGTGGTCATCGATCCTAAGGTTTCCGACTTCATCAACGCCCTTCTCGGATTTGCGATCTTTCTGTTCGCTCTCTTCATGGGTCGCTTCCGCCCTCTCCTGGGTGGGGCTAAGGAGAAAATCAAGGAGGACGACGGGGCGACCCTTGTGGACTCCATAGTTTCCGGCCTGCTGCAGGGAGGGACGCTGATGGGCGGCTTTTCAAGGAGCGGATTCGTGTTCTTCGGCCTAGTCGTTACGGGGGTCACCCCCAAGAAGGCCCTTGAACTGAGTTTTCTTATAGCCCCTGTCTATTTCATACTGAAGCTCGCCTTCGTAGGTGGATGGGATCCGGCGCTTCCTGTTCCACTGCTCTTTGCGGCCTTTCTATCGGCATTCGTGACAAGCATAGTTACGATGAAGGGCCTTCTTAGGGCCGTTGAAGTTTTCGGGGAGAGAGTGTTCCTCGCCCTCTTTGGCCTGATACCTGTGTTCGTCTATTTAGTGGGGGTGGTTCTGTGAAGGGCGTAATCCTCGCGGCTGGAAAAGGGGAAAGGCTTCGTCCTCTGACGGATGACAGGCCAAAGGTCATGCTCAAAGTCGCAAACAGACCGATAATTGAGTACGTGCTTGAGAATCTGGATCCCTTTGTGGATGAATTCATAATAATCGTCCGCTATGAAAAGGAAAAGCTGATCGATGGCCTTGGGGACGAGTTCAATGGGAAGCCTATGACATATGTTGACCAGCTCCCTGGCGAAGGCACCGCCAAGGCCATAGAATCAGCCCGGGAGCAGATTGGCGATGAGGAGTTTATAGTCGCCAACGGAGATATATACTTCGAGATAGAGGGAGTGAAGGAGCTCGTTGGAGCGTTCAAGAGGGAAAAGGCAGACGCCGCGCTTCTGGTGAAGGAGTTTGACGATCTGAGTCATTTCGGTAAGGTCGAGGTCAGGGAAAACCTCGTCTCCATGGTGAGGGAGAAGCCGGGCAGTGTTTCCGGCTATGCAAACCTCGGTGTCTATATCTTCAAACCCGACGTCTTTGAGTTCCTTCAAAAAACCCCCCTCAGCAAACGCGGGGAGTATGAGATAACAGACACTATCAACCTCATGATAGGGGACGGAAAACGGGTTGCCTACGCGGTTTATTCCGGCTACTGGAACGACGTTGGCAGGCCGTGGAATCTTCTGGAGCTCAACGAATACCTCCTGAAGAACAAGCTGAAGCACAGCATCAGGGGTATAGTTGAGGAAGGCGCCACGGTAGTTCCACCTGTGGAGATAGGTGAGGGGACCGTCGTAAGGAGCGGGGCGTACCTCATTGGGCCGGTGAAGATAGGAAGAAACTCCCGCATCGGCCCCAACTGCTTCATAAGGCCCTACACAAGCATCGGCGACAACTGCCATATAGGCAACGCTGTGGAGGTCAAGAACTCGATAATAATGGACAACAGCAACGCTCCCCACCTAAACTACGTCGGCGACTCAATAATCGGGGAGAACACAAACCTCGGTGCCGGCACCATCACGGCAAACCTGAGACACGACAAGGGCACCATAAAGGTCGAGGTCAAAGGAAAACTTGAGGACTCCGGGAGGAGGAAGCTCGGAGCCATAATCGGCCACAACGTCAAGGTCGGCATAAACGTGAGCATATATCCCGGAAGGAAGATAGGGAGCAACTCGTTTGTTGGGCCTGGGGTGATAGTCGATAGAAACGTTCCCAGCGGGAGTCTCGTGGTCATGAAACAGGAGAAGGCGGTGATGAAAAGATGAATCTGGAAGCCGCCGTCCCCTATGTTAATTTTTTCTCTAGGTGGGTTCTGTTCATCGCCGTTGCGTACAAGGCTTATCAGACCCGCGACAAGGGCTGGGTTCTTCTGAGCACGGCGTTCTTCATAAACGCTCTGGACGTTGAGAGCTATATATTCAGGCCCCTCGGAATTCACATGGCCCATGAGGCGTACAGGGTTGCCTCGCAGATACCGAACTTCTTTATAGCGACCCTTCTCCTCTGGGGGGCCATCCACCTCAAATACGCTACGAGCAAGCTCAAGCATGTCGTCTTAATCTCGGTGTTTCTGGCCGCTTCGTACGTATGGCTGTTCCTGCTGGCGGCCAACGTTTTCAATGACAACTTTGTGGTGGAAACGGTATTTCCGGCTTTTGCCTACAGCTTTGCCCTCATATACTTCAGCAGGATCTTGATTGAGAAGGAGATATCAACCCGCAGTATAGATTCGCTTTTCCCGTGGGGACTGATACTTCTGGGTCTCCTCAACTTTACATATCCAGTAGTCAGGAACGTTGAGTGGCTGGCCCCAAGCGCCTTTTTCCTTGGTGCTGTTTTCAGACTTGTTGCCGCGGTTGGCGCGTTTAAGTTCGTCTTCATACCGTTTCCCCCGGCAGAAACCCAACCTCCATCTTCCAAGACACCTCATCCGGGGGCTTTTGTATACCCCTCCAAAGAGAAGGTCTCGGAGAAGTTTGGAAATATCAAAGCACTCCCAAACCTGATTGTGATAACCCGGGAGGAGCTTGACAGTATCAGGGGAAAACTTCATCCGAGCGCTCTGGTGTTCTGGGTTACGAGGGTGATTGAGGGGGAGATACATAAGTTCCCCGAAATATACGCGATAAGCCCAACCAAGATCGACATACTGACCGACCTGATAGCCAAGGCAGTAGAAAGCGGCTACCGCGTCCTGTACATAGACGCCGTGGAGTACTTGATAATAGAGAACGGCTTTGAAAACACCCTGAAGTTCCTTCTAAATGTAAAGGATCGCCTGCTGGTAGCGAACGGGACTATAATACTGGTGGTGGATCCAGAGGCCTTGGATCCCCTGCAGAGAAGAATTTTAGAAAGAGAATTTCCGGGGGAGTAATCCCCTCATTCCAGTCCCATCTTTTCCAGGAAGCGCTTGTAGTAGTGGGTGTCCTTCTCAAGCTCGGCCTTCTGAAGGAGCTGTCTTTCGATCGCCCTGAGGGCGTCATGGACGGCCTGTATTGCACCCCAGGTTTCACCCGTCGCTATGAACACTCCCCTGTCGGTGACAACGCGCATCCTGGCCTGGTAGAGGTGAACTCCCCTGAAGCGCTCGTTAAAGCGCCTGATGTAGAGGTAGATTATGCCCTCCTGCCCGAGGAGGTCCTCGTAGCCGTCAACGAAGCGCCTTACGTCCTCTATTATTCTCTCCCTGGTAAAGTCGCTGAGTACTGAGGCGTCACCGCCCAGCTGTAGGTAGAAGCGAACCTCCTTCTCGACCATCCTTGATATGGGCAGCAGCATGTCTTTGACCGTGAGAACGCCCTTAACCCTGTTGTTCTCGTCGACGATTATCAGGCCGTCAATGTCGTTCTCTATCATCGTGGCGATGGCCTCTCTGAGCTTGGCGTCGGGGGATATTGTTATGACCCCCCTTATCATGACGTCGCGGAGCTGCATGCTGAACGGGGGTATCTTTTCTCCCGCAACCTCACCGTACTGGGCCCTGAAGCGGGGCTTGATGAACCTTATGATGAGGTCGTGGAGCGTGACAAGGCCTTCGAGCTTGCCCTCCTCGTTGACTATCGGTATCCTTGATATCGCATGGTCGCGCATCGTTGCAAGTGCCTTTGCTACGGTATCGTCGGGCCTGAGGGTTATGACGTCCTTGGTCATGACCTCTTCGACCTTCCTCTTTCCGAACTCCCCTCCTGCTACCCTCTTGAGCAGTTCTATATCGCTTATGACTCCAATGATTTCAGCCTTGCTCTCCCCAACCGGGAGGGAGCGCAGGTCAACCTCAATCATGAGCTTGGCGGCCTTGCTAAGGTCCTCATCCGGCTTGATCACCGGGGCGGTCTTGTAGACGTCCCTAACCTTGGCCTTGGTTGGGTCCCACTTGAGGTGGGAGCGTACTATAAGGTCCTGGGTCAGGACTCCTTTGTACAGGTTTCCGTCGAAGACCAGAATAAGGTCGGGGTCTTCCTTCTCAAAGATTCCGATCGCCTCAGAAAGCGGGGCGTCGATGTCTATTTTCTGGAACCTGTCGGTCATAACCTCCTGAACAAGAATACCGACCATTTCTGCCACCTCCTTTCACTTATTATTAGGGCGGCCGAGAATTTAAACCTTTGCAACCGGGAGATTTTTAGTTAATTCGAGTTAATAAATTTTTCGCGGAAAGATTTATAAGACCCCACCGAGAACTCCCAACCGCGCCGGGGTAGCCTAGCCTGGGAAGGCGCGGGACTCGAGATCCCGTGGGCGTCCGCCCACCAGGGTTCAAATCCCTGCCCCGGCGCCAACTGCCGGGCCCGTGAGGGGTTCATCCCTTCCCGTCAATTCTAACAGTAATTCCCGTCTGTCTTGAAGCCATTGAGCAGAAAAGAAAAGAGATTCAGGTCGTTATATACACCCCGTCCTTTTCCACTATAACCGTGTGCTCGAACTGGCTCACCAGACCGCCGCGGACTTCCCTGAGTATCTGGTAGCTGTACACGGCACCAGCCCTGTCCAGCTGGGCCAGGGCCAGTTTGAGCTGTCCCTCTGGCATGAACCCCTGTAGCCAGCGGTAGGCAAAGGGGAGCCCGTTGTACTCCTTCTTTATGTGCATGAGAAGCCTCCTGGCCTGTGCCATCCGTACCGGCCTGTCGCGGATGTGCATGAATATAAGCGCAGGGGGGACCTCGATAACCTGTCCGGCACCGGTGGTTGCGAAGGGCTCTATTGCAATGACGTCCCCCTCCCTGAGGACGTAGGTGTCTGCAGGGCGGTAGATGTTTGGTATGCTTATGCCGGAGTGAAGCTTGTAGCGCTCTATCTTGTGGCCGCTGAGGTTGACTATCGGGTTGAAGCCGTAGCCCCGTATTGTTTCCTCTATGGCCTTCCCAATCTCGCTGATTTTGACGCCCGCGCGTATCACGCTGATGGCGTTTTCGAGGGCTTCCTTTGATGCCGCCATTAAGTCGTCTTCCTCCATACCAACCCTGAACGTTACTGCCGTGTCTGCTATGTACCCATCAACGTGGACACCTATGTCCACCTTGAGGTAGTCTCCCTCTTTAAGTACGGTGTTATCACCTTTGTATGGGGTGTAGTGGGCCGCGATTTCGTTTATTGAGAGATTACAGGGGAAGGCAGGTTTTCCCCCAAGTTCCACTATGCGCCTTTCCACGAACTCAGCAATATCGTAGAGCTTTACTCCGGGTTTTATCATGTCTGAGACTTCTTTCTTTACCCGCCTTGCTATCTCTCCCGCCTTTATGAGAGCATCTCTCTCCTCCACTTTTTATCACCGGGATAAAAAGGCCACATATCCCCTTAAA comes from the Thermococcus thioreducens genome and includes:
- a CDS encoding M20 metallopeptidase family protein: MNPLEEALKIRGEIIAWRRDFHMHPELKYEEERTSRIVEEHLREWGYSIKRVGTGIIADIGEGKKTIALRADMDALPVQEENDVPYKSRIPGKMHACGHDAHTAMLLGAAKIIAEHIDELNGRVRLIFQPAEEGGNGAVKMIEGGALEGVDAVFGLHVWIDMPSGVIGIREGPFMAGAGIFKARIIGKGGHGASPHQTVDPIPIAAEAILALQTIASRNVPPIETGVVSVTAVQAGTAFNVIPEGVQMKGTVRFFKHEIGELIQRRMKEIFEGVTMAHGASYELSIEELVPPTVNDKGMAAFARNVAEKYGLRHSDVEPTMGAEDFAFYLQKVPGAFLTLGIYNEEKGIIYPHHHPKFDVDEEVLHLGTAIEVALAMEFLR
- a CDS encoding DUF357 domain-containing protein, whose product is MGREITEEKLQKYFKITAEALETLEIAVHEKSLLRGVAQDFLTMARSYFEDAKYYYEKGDYVTAFAALNYAHGFIDAGVRLGVFKGEDDRLFAFG
- a CDS encoding DUF555 domain-containing protein — protein: MGDYVVVLEAPIIVRDVETSEDAINVAVSKVAKALNKEKLDFVRVEIGYSQCPVCGAHFESAFVIGSVGLVGMYLTIKVYNAQTIEHAERIAKAVIGKALKKVPLKVYEIRELTEEEEGDGVELD
- the pyrG gene encoding glutamine hydrolyzing CTP synthase, whose translation is MTKFIFVTGGVVSGLGKGITSASLGMLMKARGFRTTNVKIDPYLNYDAGTMNPYQHGEVFVLDDGGEVDLDLGNYERFLDTNLTFDHNITTGKVYSAVIEKERKGEYLGATVQVIPHITNEIKERIRTIAKDYDVVVVEIGGTVGDIESMPFLEAARQMQLEEGRDNVAFVHVTYVPKLKVVGEQKTKPTQHSVKELRSLGIQPDAIVARSEDPLEENARRKISLFTNVPPEAVISAYDVEDTYEVPLMLEKEGLARYITKRLGLPEREPELDAWREMVERYKSLEDTVEIAIVGKYVKLADSYLSIKEALKHSSVANGVKVKIRWVEAEDLERHGFKLLEGVDGIIVPGGFGARGTEGKMMAARYARENDIPFLGICFGFQLTVVEFARNVLGLKGAHSTEIDPRTPYPVVDLMPEQRDLDRLGGTMRLGAYPVRIKPGTLAMKLYGKELVYERHRHRWEVNPEYIEKFEEAGLVFSGIAGDDGRRMEILELPEKSYFIATQFHPEFKSRPMNPAPVFRGLVKAAKEKKGL
- a CDS encoding 30S ribosomal protein S8e, which codes for MAIWQGRSLKKPSGGRIILARKKRKRELGREPAFTKVAEEREKRKIIRTYGGNRKVRLIEALYANVFENGKGKKVKIIRVIENPANRQYVRRNIITKGAIIETEAGKAIVTSRPGQDGVVNAVLIKEESA
- a CDS encoding NOG1 family protein yields the protein MKNPFEKMPTVLTADELIDKAFRRAEKAASAFTPKGGPRAKARQREELRVRTVSNVVRDNLRKLLDRTPGVSELPAFYRELVDTLVDRDQFHRSLARVNWAIKTIRNLEQRYVEKIRYERDPNEIARLRRSFYGRVADILRDTADDLEYLNRARNVLKDLPVVDLELPTVVIAGHPNVGKSTLLRALTNAKPEVASYPFTTKGINVGQFEEHYLKYQVIDTPGLLDRPLSERNEVERQAILALKHLGRVIVYIFDPSEYCGYPVEEQMHLFEEIYSEFGEFPFIVVLNKVDIADEEKIKTVEAFVRSKGLEPLRISALNGEGLDELKERVIELVKPMVEEQTRRIMEKELRKYREEFEL
- a CDS encoding undecaprenyl-diphosphate phosphatase produces the protein MVNIGEYIAPLVSGVVVALSSWLPTSPEGYSIMGFLEGVTPAYVDYLVPAYLGVTFAVLFYFKEKIALGSQRALRRSLDPDVKYLLYTTLFTLLIGYPLLVGLGVVIDPKVSDFINALLGFAIFLFALFMGRFRPLLGGAKEKIKEDDGATLVDSIVSGLLQGGTLMGGFSRSGFVFFGLVVTGVTPKKALELSFLIAPVYFILKLAFVGGWDPALPVPLLFAAFLSAFVTSIVTMKGLLRAVEVFGERVFLALFGLIPVFVYLVGVVL